AGTCAACCAAGTAAATGggagcttcgaggttcgagaggacaggatgcaaagatacttagacaaacTTCAGGTCATATTGcatcgcttcaaagaatggactctggTCCACATTTCTCAAAATCAGAGTAGTGAGGTCGATGCACTCGCGAACCTGGGGTCATCTATCGTAGAAGATGACATACTCCTGGGGGCTGTCGTATAGTAATCCAAGTCGGTGATTGAAGAAGGCCACACCGAGATCAAATCAACAAGTCTAACATGGAACTGGAGGAATAAATACATCGACTATTTGAGAAACGGGAAGCTGCCCACAGaaccaaaagaatcgagggctcTTCGAGCCAAAGCAGCTCAATTTTCACTCGACGAGAATGGAACGCTATTTAAAAGGACCTTTGACGGACCTTTAGCAGTATGCTTGGGAccgggggacaccgattatgtacTTCAAGAAATCTACGAGGGCACTTGTGGAAATCATTCAGGCGTCGATTCTTTAGTCCGAAAGGTCATCAGAgtaggctactattgggacagcaTGGAGAAGGACACCAAGGAATTTGTTCGAAGTtgtgacaaatgccaaaggtTTGCGCCAATGATTCACCAACCTGGTAAACAGCTACATTCCGTCTTatcaccatggccgttcatgaaataGGGGATAGACATCGGTGGCTCCCTACCAACGGtgccaggtaaagctagatttattttgttatgactgactatttctcgaagaagataagagaaaaataagtcattgacttcatctgggaccacatcatatgctgATTCGAGATCCCCTCCGAGATTACATGTAATAATGGGAAGCAGTTCATAGGCAGCAAGGTGACGAAATCCCTCGAAGACCATAAAATTAAGAGGATCCTATCAACGCCCTATCACCTATGTGCAAATGGACAGGCCGAGTCCACGAACAAGaccatcatccaaaacttgaAAATGAGGTTAGAAAAtgcaaagggaaaatggagagaggtATTGCCCGAAGTACTAGAAGTCAAGCATAGGAGAGACACCGTTCTCTTTGGTATGCGGGTCTGAGGCTTTGATACCGGTCGAGGTCGGAGAGCCAAGTGCCAGATTTCGACATGCCACTGAGGACTCGAATAGCGTGGCTATGACTACAGCCCTCGAGCTACTAGATGAAAAGCGAGGGGCTGCACTAGTCTGAATAGTCGCCCAAAAACAGAGGATCGAGAGgtattataacaggagaacaaacctccAATACTTCggagtcggggacttagtcctaaggaaagtcaccctcaacactcgaAACCCAAACAAATGGAAGCTAGGCCCAagctgggaaggaccgtaccacaTCCTCGGAGTAGTAGGCAAAAGGTCCTATAAACTTGGCACCATGGAAGGCGAGcaacttccaagcaattggaacatatcgatGCTCAAACgctattattgctaaggtataaTATGTCTCATACTAATTTCTTACAGGTGTTCTATGGGAGATGCCGAAGCACCCTTCGActcgaagaccttgggttttaaagcatgtgttgcactctttttcccttcgatTGGGTTTTATCcaaaatgggttttaccggcgaggtttataacgaggcaacatccatatgctacctaaggagaactcatcaagtattcaaggcttatCTTTGATCAACCttaaatactggggggcatcaccccggAAGGTCACCTCTTCAAAGAAATCAAACTATGCCTAGGAGGACCTCGATAGGAGAATGTTgtattgggccaaacggtcaaatgaaccgtgtccatgtagAATAATCGAGCCTCAAAAGGCAAAAAACATGTAGGCATATATCAAGTAATTGAGGAAGCCTCTTTTCTtatcaaaacactttgtgccTCGAAGAAGTTCACTACTTTCTCATAAGACGGCTCAAGGACCAAAAAGtttcgaacactcggggactgtcattgaCAGTCAGCTCATCGAGCCAACGAAAACTCAAATTCGTAAGACCTCGATCAAGCAACTTCGAGCTCGTAAGCCCTCAGTGAGGCAACATcgaatctataagacctcaacaaggcatgcccaaacttataagacctcaatgAGGCTATACCGAGCTTACAATACCTCAACGAGGCGtactcaaatttataagaccttaaaaaggcataaCCCTGATATGAAGgccaaggctatatattcgaacttgtaagacccctaaaaaggcataccctcgatatagacgccaagGTCACCGCACACGGGGGCTAAAGGCTACGGCCATACATAAAGACTACGATCgaactaaaaggctacggccaaattaACGCGGCGCGGAGACATCTGACCGCCACCATAAAActaaaggccttcaaatacttcgaaaagaaccggttaatcaggctaccctcgacataagcAAAGGAACTTCGATAATATCAGCTCCGAACAATAAAAAGGCTTCAAAAACAATCAACCTTTGATGAAAAGGTCTCGAAAACTCGGCCTTCGAGCGAACCTCCTGAGGTACTCAGCTATCGTCACATATCGACTCATAATTGAGGTTCTCGTTTGAGCCGTCGAAGGGTCGGACGAACATTAAACATGCCAAGGaataatcaaaacttcaaaagtctttagccaaaatgaagaaaaactATATCCATATTAGAGGTCACATCGACCCAATctaaaaagagcctaagggccaatgcgtaagagcctaagggccaacctaaagagcctaaggatcaatgcgtaagagcctaagggccaatgtgttaaaaacttgagggtgGATAGCCCCGAGTTAAAATTTGACTCAAGGATCGAACCCCAAACAGTCAACTATTATCGATAATTCATCGAGCATGAAAACCTAATGGGTTTATATTATAAGTCAGACATCGGACTGGTTATTGACAAGCATCAAAGTTTATTCCAAAAAGGCAAATGGAAGACAAGAAATGACGAAAAGCAAatatccttatatatatataataaaggttcacaaagacataTTTTCAAGGCTCACGCCTGGAGCCCTTACATAAAAAAGAACAAATAAAAACCTAATCTACCGCTGGGGTCACTTGTCCGGACGAAGCTCCCTCGAAGGTTGTGCCTTCAACGGCTTGGCCCTCGAACCCTGGAATATCAACGGCCTCCTCCCCCTCGGGGACTTAACCTTCATCTTCATTATCCTCTGAACCGCTAGCCGAACCAGTGACTGAACCATTATCGGAAGAAAGTAGAGCTGTCGATTTTTCCTCTAGGGCCTTCACCTTCTCAATCTCAATAGACAAATCGATACCCCCTGCAAGTACATCCTCGAGAACCTATCTCCGAGATCTTAATCGGTCATGCTCTAGGGCTCGAGTTAATTCAAGCTCGGCCACTTCAGATACCTTCTTGGCTCCAGCATTTGCAGTAGCAGCATCCTCTCGGTACGAGGATATGAGCGCATCGTCTTCGGACTTGACTGCAAATAGCGCGGCGACCGATTCAGCATGGAGATCCTTATACTTACTACTATCCGCTCTTGCATCATGAAGATGATGCTCAGCCAAGGTCAGCTTCCCCTGGAGGGTATCTCTCGCGGAGGCTATCTCATCCACATGCTGCTTGAGTCCGAGAACCTCAATATCCCTGGCTCTGAGACCCTCTCTCATCAGGATATCTTTCTTCTCAAGCTGCGAAAATCAACCCAAAGGTCTTAAATGATAAAGTTGGAGAAGCACTAAAATAAAAACATACGAAGACTGTATTACCTGCTCGGCAAGATCGGTCCGCTCTCGAGACATCGTCTCCAAATGAGCCTTAAGGTCACGAAGTTCTtccttctttttggtaaaaagagCTCTGAGCTTGTCAGCCTCTGATGAGAGCCTCATACACTCTTCCTCATAGTGGGTCAACTTATCTTGGGACTTAGCAAAGGCCTGATTGTAAAGAACTGTAGCCTGAAAGCCTAAAAGAACAAAATCAGGAAGATGAGGATCGGAGCTCATAACATAATCGACGAATGATTTACTGTTTGCAGAGCCTCTTGGCTTCCTATAAAATGTGCGAGGCGTTAAGATTGGGGTTTTCTTCGACCCTTGTGAAGAATCCTTCAAACACGCCATTCTCCCCGAGGGACGCACCTGCATCGGAAATCTCTCTATTATGGGTATACCGTATCTCTCTCGGAGAGAATGCCGAACCTAACGGGGAATCACCCACATCAATAACTATGGCTGGATCGATCGAGGCCTTCTCTAGCCTCCAAGGAGCCTCAGAACTGGGATCCCCTAACTCATCTACCGAATGCCCCTCGGCTCAGGAAATTTTTTGGCCGTCGACGCCACCCTCGAGAGCCTCTTCGGCCTGAGGTGGGACAACATTAGAAACTTCTGGTTTAGGAGCCTTTGGCTCAACAACCATCGGCTCAGTAAGGTCCGAAGTAGTCACGCTTCCTTTTCCCCCGTGTGCTAGCGGGGAGTCATCTTTCTCTTCGCCCCCAGCTCGGGGGCTCTTTGGTACTTCCGAAGTTAAGGCCGCTGAATTGaccttgggattttgaactttagCCTTCTTCGGCTTCAGGGACTCAGctggtgatttcttctttctctttttctccttaGAAGGCTTCGAGGTATCTAATTCCTAAGGCGGGGGTTCCCTGATCAAAACAGCCTTTCTAAGGCTAGTATAAGCACAAAGGATGAGAGTACTATCAAGAGATATCTTCTCCAAGGAGCTCGAGTATGACAGGAATAAAAACACACCATGGTTTTTGGCCTCCTAACAGGTTTTAACCAGATCACGCCACACATGCTTCACATATAGGCAGGTCGAATCGAGTTGTCGGACCCAGCCTGGGAGATCCTTGATAGCACCAGGGTACCACTCGACAGCTGCATCATCGAATGGAGTTAATTCAAAGGCAAGAAAGATATCCGATTAGCAAAACATATTTACCTACGTTTCATATTCCATTGCTCAAGGAATGGCATTTTCTCAGCGGAGATCAGGTTCGAGGCCCTGACTCGGACAAAGCGGCTCATCTACCCTCGATCCTTGTCCTCGTCAATGCTAGCAAAAAAGGCCTTTGGGGATAGACATTTTACTTAATCGGGCCACCTCGATAAAGTCGGGGGCTATACAATCTAATCAGATGATCAAGGGTAAAAGGCATCCCCTCGACCATGTTCGAGAAATACAATGCGCCAGAATAATGGATAGATTTGTCCAAGCATCACCCGATATTGTCTGCAGAAATCGAGGGTCACTGGGTCTATTGGTGGCGAAGATGCTTCTACCGAGCCTAAGGTGAAAGGATATGTGTATACACTATGAAAATCGGCTTTGTGTTTGGTTATGTC
This genomic stretch from Nicotiana sylvestris chromosome 9, ASM39365v2, whole genome shotgun sequence harbors:
- the LOC104231550 gene encoding uncharacterized protein, yielding MQVRPSGRMACLKDSSQGSKKTPILTPRTFYRKPRGSANSKSFVDYVMSSDPHLPDFVLLGFQATVLYNQAFAKSQDKLTHYEEECMRLSSEADKLRALFTKKKEELRDLKAHLETMSRERTDLAEQLEKKDILMREGLRARDIEVLGLKQHVDEIASARDTLQGKLTLAEHHLHDARADSSKYKDLHAESVAALFAVKSEDDALISSYREDAATANAGAKKVSEVAELELTRALEHDRLRSRR